In Gorilla gorilla gorilla isolate KB3781 chromosome 16, NHGRI_mGorGor1-v2.1_pri, whole genome shotgun sequence, the genomic window cggcctagttgagataactttttaaaacattcatgaattttgagttattttcagaTTAGAGTGCTTTTTTTTATAGTGTTAACATTAATTGGTTACATTAAGAGAAAAGTTCCCTTGCTATCCTTATGATGGTATAAGGAGTTGAGATTGGTGAGATAATGAACATAATCATTAGTTAAAAGTGGAGGTCAAAAGGGAGGAAACCAAAACTTGAAAGTGCtggagttggccaggcatggtggctcatacctgtaatcccagtacttggggaggccaaagcGAGTGGATCTtttgagccccggagtttgagacccagcctgggcaacatggcaaaaccccatctctaccgaaaatacaaaaaattagctgagcgtgttggcatgtgcctgtagttccagctactagggaggctgaggtgggaggatcctctgagcctgggaggtctaggctgcagtgggctctgcttgtgccgtggcactccagcctgggcgacagtgagaccctgtctcaaaaaaagaaagaaagaaagaaagtgctggaagttttttttttgagacaagttctggcTCTACTGCCccggccagagtacagtggtgcacagtccaggctcaccgcaacctctgcctcccaggctcaagccattcgcccacctcagcctcctgagtggttgggactacaggcatgcaccaccgtgcctgtctcatttttttgtttgtctttattcatgtattttttgtgttttttttgtatttaattttttttttttttgtataagtgATTCAAAGGCCATTTCCTTAGCAAACATCCAGCCTTTTGTACTAAGAGGCAACAGTGAATGTATCCTATTAATAATAGACTATTAACTGAAACTGAGATTTGACTTCATATCCAGAATGGTGGACCTTGGAAACTAATATATCAACTAACCATCCTATAAAGTTGAAAGTGCATTGCTTTTGTACATCACTTTAATAactttgacattttcttctgATATCAAAGCATGTATGTGTTTGCCACAGCACCTTTGACACCCTCTAGTTGACTCTCTAGTTAGAAATAACCATTCTTTGTGCTGCATTGGATTCACTGCCTCCTGAATGATTTCTTGCTGAATCAGCTGACTGAGAAAGCCAGAAAGATATGCATTTGATAATGTACTCTGTCCAAGACTGTCCAGAGGCCAGCTTATATCCACTCCTGTGGCAAGGAGGGAATGTATAATGGACTCTCTTTGCCCTCTGACCAGAATGCAGTGAGCTCTCAGTTTTTACCGTTCTTTCCACTCGTACCACCAAATCCCAGTCTCTTTAGTAAGGAATGGTCTTACTCCTTGgccttatttttgtatgtttgattTTCTAGTCCTGGTGTCTAAATCAATTAGCTAGTTTAGATAAGAAGAAGTCTTAGTAGTCAAAAGTAGGAACGAATGTAATGTTTCCTGAAATGCTGATACCaatttttacaaaggaaaaaatatctaGCTCAGATTCTATAAACGTGTGAACTCATTTTGAACTTTAAATTCAGATAGAAAATGTCTTAAAACAACTTAACTGCCTGTTTCTCCATTGTTTTTGAAATTCTTAAGCGTAATACCACTTCGAGTGAAAAAGAATCTCCATGTATCTAGTTAGTAAATAAACTGCTGCCTGTAGAAATCACAGGAAGCAAATTCATCTAATCAAGAcctattttcaaaaaaatcatgGAGTCATAAGTGAAAGTATATGCCCTCCTTgctttgttgtattttattttatttatttttttaagacagagtctcagtgtgtcgcccaggctggagtgcagtgacacagtctcggcccactgcaacccctgcttcctgggttcaagctattctcatgcctcaggcccacaagtagttgggattacatgcgcccaccaccacacctggctaatttttgtatttttatagagatggggttttcaccatgttggccaggctagtctcgaactcttggcgtcaagcaatccgcccaccttggccttccaaaatgctgggattacaggtgtgagccaccacacccggcacttGCTTTGGTTTTGACTCACAGTATGTCAGAATTATTAGTTTCCTAGTACCCCCTGTTTATCTTTAGTGGCTTGGGTTTTTTTGGCAGAGGGGTCTCTAACTTTGAACCAATCTGATAAATGCAACTATTAAAGGTCATTTTAGTTTCTGTGATCTGTATGGTGATGTTTATAAACCCTATGCCTCATAtgttaaatgtttttcattttgcctAGGTCTCAGTCCTGAGGTCACACCCAGTCTTTGATGAAACGAAGTATATTCATTTTGTCCTTCCCTACCCACTAACAgcctttgttgttttcatttctgatacATTACATTTTAATATCATAAATTATTCATTTAGTTTAGGATTTATCTTTGAAGTTGTTATCTTCTAAAGTAGTAAGATTGGCATAGCATTGATGGTAATTAATGCCTGTCATCAATGCCAAGGGCATCTGTGATTAAAACTGCATGTTTAAGACAGGGTACCGTATCTGTGCTAAGCAGATGATATGTGGAAGTCATGCAGGTAGAAACAGGTTGAAAAGAATAAATCAGTTTTATTGATTGGTAACTGGTCAAGAACATGCTGTTCAACCCCCTACCCCCATtcctttttaaaagtcatataccttatttttcttgctttatttactCTGAAGCCAAACTTCATTCTGTTGAAAGCATAGTGGTGTTCTGAATATGTTTGCCTCATTCATCTGACATTAAATTCTTTGTCTTTCCAGTTGTCCTTATTGGAGATTCTGGTGTTGGAAAGAGTAATCTCCTGTCTCGATTTACTCGAAATGAGTTTAATCTGGAAAGCAAGAGCACCATTGGAGTAGAGTTTGCAACAAGAAGCATCCAGGTTGATGGAAAAACAATAAAGGCACAGATATGGGACACAGCAGGGCAAGAGCGATACCGAGCTATAACATCAGCGTAAGTCTCGTGGTTTTTAAGTTCTGTGAAATGGGTTGCCATCGAGTGAATTAGCTGACTTTTGGTATTGGAAAAAGaactgttgtttttttcttttaagaattctAGTATTAGGAATccttagaaatttatttataagtatgtttttaaaactcaTGATCCATATTTTGAGTTCTTCCTGGTGTTTGCTTCCATCTTGTGGTTTTCTGATACTaaatatgtttctgttttcaGATATTATCGTGGAGCTGTAGGTGCCTTATTGGTTTATGACATTGCTAAACATCTCACATATGAAAATGTAGAGCGATGGCTGAAAGAACTGAGAGATCATGCTGATAGTAACATTGTTATCATGCTTGTGGGCAATAAGAGTGATCTACGTCATCTCAGGGCAGTTCCTACAGATGAAGCAAGAGCTTTTGCAGGTTAGTGATACGAATTCCATGATATTTCTTACCATTGTGTCTTGTGGTTTTGATACCTTTCCAATGAGAGTAATAGGTTATAATAGTTTCAGAAAGGTAAACATGAATGCTTAGCAAGAATTGTTTTGAAAGTTTGTGATGACTGTATAGCTTTTTTGCTTTGAGTCATTAAAACACGAATATTTTGCTGccaaaaaatgaatataaacattgtatattctgtctctttttctgttaTGTTTCTGTGTTTACAAAGGCTGCTGTACGTGAGCTCTATGTGAGTGAAAGGCAGAGGCTCAGGGAGTGTCAGGGACCAACAGGGATGCAGCTGCTTAGGAGCTATAACTTTTTGGCTTCATAAAGAATTCACATGTCTCTTGCCCCTGTTCTGGTAGGGATGGCATGCCAGAAGACAACATTGTGCATTGTGGCTAGTTAAAGTCttgcggccaggcgtggtggctcatgcctgtaatcccagcactttgggaggctgaggcgagtggatcatgaggtcaggagattgagaccatcttggttaacgtggtgaaaccccatctctactaaaaat contains:
- the RAB11A gene encoding ras-related protein Rab-11A, which produces MGTRDDEYDYLFKVVLIGDSGVGKSNLLSRFTRNEFNLESKSTIGVEFATRSIQVDGKTIKAQIWDTAGQERYRAITSAYYRGAVGALLVYDIAKHLTYENVERWLKELRDHADSNIVIMLVGNKSDLRHLRAVPTDEARAFAEKNGLSFIETSALDSTNVEAAFQTILTEIYRIVSQKQMSDRRENDMSPSNNVVPIHVPPTTENKPKVQCCQNI